A genomic region of Jaculus jaculus isolate mJacJac1 chromosome 10, mJacJac1.mat.Y.cur, whole genome shotgun sequence contains the following coding sequences:
- the Asns gene encoding asparagine synthetase [glutamine-hydrolyzing], which yields MCGIWALFGSDDCLSVQCLSAMKIAHRGPDAFRFENVNGYTNCCFGFHRLAVVDPLFGMQPIRVKKYPYLWLCYNGEIYNHKGLQQRFEFEYQTKVDGEIILHLYDKGGIEQTICMLDGVFAFILLDTANKKVFLGRDTYGVRPLFKALTEDGFLAVCSEAKGLVTLKHSTTPFLKVEPFLPGHYEVLDLKPNGKVASVEIVKYHHCRDEPLHALYDSVEKLFPGFEIETVKNNLRILFDNAVRKRLMTDRRIGCLLSGGLDSSLVAATLLKQLKEAQVPYALQTFAIGMEDSPDLLAARKVANHIGSEHHEVLFNSEEGIQALDEVIFSLETYDITTVRASVGMYLISKYIRKNTDSVVIFSGEGSDELTQGYIYFHKAPSAEKAEEESERLLKELYLFDVLRADRTTAAHGLELRVPFLDHRFSSYYLSLPPEMRIPKNGIEKHLLRETFEDSNLLPKDILWRPKEAFSDGITSVKNSWFKILQDYVEHQVDDTMMSAAAQKFPFNTPKTKEGYYYRQIFEHHYPGRADWLTHYWMPRWINATDPSARTLTHYKSVAKA from the exons ATGTGTGGCATCTGGGCCCTCTTCGGCAGTGATGACTGCCTTTCTGTGCAGTGTCTGAGTGCTATGAAGATTGCACACCGGGGGCCAGATGCCTTTCGTTTTGAGAATGTCAATGGATACACCAACTGTTGCTTCGGATTTCACCGCTTGGCTGTGGTTGACCCCCTGTTTGGAATGCAGCCAATTAGAGTGAAGAAATATCCTTATTTGTGGCTCTGCTATAATGGCGAAATCTACAACCACAAAGGG CTACAACAGCGTTTTGAATTTGAATACCAGACCAAAGTGGATGGTGAGATAATCCTTCATCTCTATGACAAAGGAGGCATTGAGCAAACAATCTGTATGTTGGATGGGGTGTTTGCATTTATTTTGCTGGACACTGCCAATAAGAAAGTATTCCTGGGCAGAGATACCTATGGAGTCAGGCCATTGTTTAAAGCCCTGACAGAAGATGGATTTCTGGCTGTGTGTTCAGAAGCGAAAG GTCTTGTTACATTGAAACACTCCACAACTCCATTTTTAAAAGTGGAACCTTTTCTTCCGGGTCACTATGAAGTGTTGGATTTAAAACCAAATGGCAAAGTTGCATCTGTGGAGATAGTTAAATATCATCACTGCAGGGATGAGCCTCTGCACGCCCTCTATGACAGTGTGGAGAAACTCTTCCCAG GTTTTGAGATAGAAACTGTGAAGAACAATTTGCGCATCCTTTTTGACAATGCTGTTAGGAAGCGCTTGATGACAGACCGAAGGATTGGCTGCCTTCTGTCAG GGGGCTTGGACTCCAGTTTGGTTGCTGCCACCCTGTTGAAGCAACTCAAAGAGGCCCAGGTTCCATATGCACTCCAGACATTTGCAATTGGCATGGAAGATAGCCCAGATCTGCTGGCTGCTCGAAAG GTGGCCAATCATATTGGAAGTGAGCATCATGAAGTCCTTTTTAATTCCGAGGAAGGCATTCAGGCCCTGGATGAAGTTATATTTTCCTTGGAAACTTATGACATTACAACAGTCCGAGCATCTGTGG GTATGTATTTAATTTCCAAGTATATTCGGAAGAACACAGACAGTGTGGTGATCTTCTCTGGAGAGGGGTCAGATGAGCTGACACAAGGCTACATATACTTCCACAAG GCTCCTTCTGCTGAGAAGGCCGAGGAGGAGAGCGAGAGGCTGCTGAAGGAACTCTACTTGTTCGATGTTCTCCGCGCAGACAGAACTACTGCTGCCCACGG CCTTGAACTGAGAGTCCCATTTCTGGATCATCGATTTTCTTCCTACTACTTGTCTCTGCCACCAGAAATGAGAATTCCAAAA AATGGGATAGAAAAACATCTCCTAAGAGAGACATTTGAGGACTCCAACCTGCTACCCAAAGACATTCTATGGCGACCAAAAGAAGCCTTCAGTGATGGCATCACTTCAGTCAAGAACTCTTGGTTCAAGATTTTACAGGACTATGTAGAACATCAG GTTGATGACACAATGATGTCAGCTGCGGCCCAGAAGTTTCCTTTCAATACCCCCAAAACAAAAGAAGGCTATTACTACCGTCAGATCTTTGAGCACCACTACCCAGGCCGGGCTGACTGGCTGACCCATTACTGGATGCCCAGGTGGATCAATGCCACTGACCCTTCCGCCCGCACTCTGACCCATTACAAGTCAGTTGCCAAAGCCTAG